The Deinococcus radiotolerans region CTCCAGTGTGCTCGTCCCTCTCTTCGAAAGGGTCAGATTCTGGAAGTCATCTCTGGAGCACTACCTCAAACGGCGTGACCTATCATCCTCATGCCAATGGCTGGGCCGTCAGCAGGGAAGTGATGGAACGCTATGACCGCGATGGTCTCCTGTACTTCCCCAACGACCCAGGCGGCCGCCTTCGGCTGAAACGATATCTGGATGAATCACTAGGCGAGAAGATTCAATCGTTATGGGATGACATTCCGCCACTCAGTGCCCATGCCTTGGAACGGTTGGGATACCCAACGCAGAAGCCAGTTTCTTTACTCGAGCGTATTTTGTCCGCCAGTAGCAATCCGGGCGACGTCGTCTTGGATCCCTTCTGCGGCTGTGGCACAACGATCAGCGCTGCTGAAAAACTCGGACGTCAGTGGATCGGTATCGACAGCACACACTTGAGCGTCGGCCTGATCAAGGCGAGATTGAAACGCGACTTTGATCTGCTGCCCAAGCAGGATTACCAGGAGCACGGCACGCCGAGTGATCTGGCGGCCGCACAGTACTTCGCGGAGCAGGATCCATTCCAGTTCCAGTTCTGGATCGTGGGTGAGATCGGTGCGCAGGCCTTTGGCGGGATGGGTGACAGCCGGAAGGGCAAGAAAGGGGGCGATACAGGGATCGACGGTCAGCTCTTCTTCCGGACACCAGACGGCGTCAAGATTGAACGGGCCATCGTGAGCGTGAAGGCTGGGCGCAATCTGAATCCTGCAATGGTGCGCGATCTGCGAGGCACAGTGGAGCGGGAGAAGGCGGCAATCGGCGTGCTGCTGCTGGCGCATGAACCGACACGTGGCATGCTGCAGGAGGCGGCAAGTGCAGGCGTGTACTCGTGGGGCGGTCGGGTTTACCCGAAGCTTCAGCTTCTGACGGTAGCGCAGCTGCTCGCTGGTCAGCAGCCGGATTTACCGCGGGGCGTGGTGAACGTGAGCCTCGAACAAAAGCCCGCGAAGGCTTTGACGGGCAAGCGGGCCAAAGACAAGGGGGCCTCCCCGCTGTTTGCTCCGTAGCTAACGCCAATCAGAACCTACCTGACCCAAGAGCAACGATGCTCTCAAACCGCCCCCACCCTGGCCTGCGCTGGGATGGGGGCATTTTTCAGTTGGCGTGGATGATGCCAGATACCGGCAGTTCCCAGCCATTCAGAACCTTGGCAATCAGCAGAGGCGGACGCCCTTCCGGGTCACAGGGCCAGCCCTGACCCATCTCCATTCGGCCGCACAGGTCGTCCAGCAGGACGCGCGCATCGTCATCACCGTTCACCTCAATGGCTTCGCGGGTAACCGTGGCCGCCCCACCACGGTGAGGGTGCTCGGTGCGTGCGACGAACACGAGCCGGTCGGGCCAGCCGGGTACGGTGCGCACCACGGCGGTCAACTTGATCTCGCTGGGCGCGCGCTCAGCAATGAGGCGATCACCGAGGGCCTGCAATTCATCCAGGATCATGCGGCAGATTATCCCGCAGGCATTCTGCAATCAACAGAACAAAGGTGGAACGGGTTTTTGTGATTCATGTGATGCTAGATCAAACACGTGAAACCACATGAGATGCCAGTTCCTCATGTCTCCCCAGAAGGGCAGTGGCTCATCCGGCCACGCGTCGTCCCGCGCGGCCAGAAGTTCCAGCGTTCCGGTCCGCACCCGATTCAGCTCCTCCAGGTCATGCCGTAGGGGCCGCCCGCGCAGCTTCGCGTGGCCCTGTTCACCCAGATTCAGGCCGGGCCAGTGATGCGCCTCCAGCGCGCTGTCCGGATCGGCGTGTCCGTCACTGATCACCTGGTAGATCCGCTCCATGGCCGCCGTGTGCGCCAGCAGCATGCCCGCACTGTTCGCGTGTCCATCCGGAATGAGGTCCAGCTCCTCCACGTTCAGACCCTGTACCGCTTGCAACGTCGTCTCTCGCTTATACGTCATCATCCCGATCAGGCGGGCCATTATGCGGGTGAAACCGGAACGCTCGGAGATCGGGAGGGACGACATGAGCGCAGGCGAAGCGGACGCGCTGTCCAACTCAGGCGGGTGTGAGCGGCTCCCGCGCCAGTCAGGCTGCTCCGGGCACTGGAAACGCGTCCCAGCTCTACCGGCGCTTACTTTAGTTCGTCAGCGAGGTTGAGCACTGCTTTTTTCAACGTGACGGCGCCGCCCCCGGCGGAGAGGACCTCGCCTGTGCTGCCGTCCACGATGCGGGCCACGGCTCGGGCGGCGCCACTGCCGTCGGGTTCCACGGTGATCTCCAGCCGCTGCCCGTGCCCGAGGCTGGTCGCGGCGGTGTTCAGGCACCAGTCGGCCCAGTTGATCTTCTCGGCCTGCGGGGCGTTCGCTTTCGCCTCCTGCTTCTCGCGGTACGCCTGGGTCTTCTGGTCTACGTGCGTGCGGATGACTTCGAAGCGTTCGGGGTTGGTCAGGGTGTCGAAGGGCACCTCGTCTCCACTGTCCGGGTGGTGGACCAGCGCGTCGGGCTGCATCTTCTTGACAACGCTGGCCATGATGCGCACCTCGGCGGCGGGCACGTCCCAGGGCACGTCGTCCTCGGTGTCGGGCTGAGGATCGGGCGCGGCGGCCTCGACCAGCCGGGCGATGACGCGCTGCTGCTCGGGTTCCAGGTCGGTGATGACCTTCGCGGCGGCGCGGTACGAGCGGGCCTGCGCCTCGTTCTTCGCCTGGATGCCCAGTGGATCGAGGACTTTCGCCACGTCGGACGCGTCGATCAGGCGGCTGGCCTGTGGGGGCGTGAAGCCCCAGCGGTCCTGGAGGTACGCTTCGAAGGACTCGTACGAGGCGCGGTAGAACTCGTTGTCGCGGATCTCGCTGAGGGCCTGTCCGGTGCGGCGGAAGTCGCGCAGGCCGTCGCGGACCGTCTGTTCCAGCGCGGAGAGGCGGGCGGACTCGTGTGGGGCGAGGGAGGCGTTGGTCACGTCCAGAGTATGCGCGAGGGCGGATGTAACTGTCCGTGGCCCCTGGAACATCCAGCTTTCTGTTGTCCCTGGCGGGGTTACGTGATCCTGTTTTCGTGACTGCTCCGGTAACGCCCGCCCACACGCTGACGACATATGATGGAAGGACCGCCCCCTGGGGGCAAGGAGGAAACCAATCATGGCGATGAACCTGTTCGGGACGCGCGACGTCCTCACCACGCAAAGCGGTCAGAAACTCTACTACTACAACCTGAACAAACTTAAGGAGCAGGGCCACGACATCAGCCGCCTGCCCGTCAGCATCAAGGTGCTGCTCGAGAGCGTCCTGCGCGAAGCGAACGACTACGACGTCCGCCGCGAGGACGTCACCACCGTCGCGGGGTGGAAACCCGTCAACGAGGAAGTCGAGATTCCCTTCAAGCCCGCCCGCGTGATCCTCCAGGACTTCACCGGCGTGCCTGCCGTCGTGGACCTCGCCGCCATGCGCAGCGCCATGGTCAAGCTCGGCGGCGACCCCAGCAAGATCAACCCGCTGATCCCCGTGGACCTCGTCATCGACCACTCCGTGCAGGTCGACGAGTTCGGCACCGACTTCGCGCTGGCCAACAACATGGCCCTCGAATTCGAACGCAACCGCGAACGCTACGAGTTCCTCCGCTGGGGCCAGCAGGCCTTCGACAACTTCGGCGTCGTGCCCCCCGCCAGCGGCATCGTGCACCAGGTCAACCTGGAGTACCTCGCCAAGGGCGTCCAGAGCCGCCCCGAAGACGACGGCGTCGTCGTGTACCCCGACAGCCTCGTCGGCACCGATTCCCACACCACCATGATCAACGGTCTGGGCATCGTCGGCTGGGGCGTCGGCGGCATCGAGGCCGAAGCCGTCATGCTCGGCCAGCCCATCTACATGCTGATGCCCGAAGTGATCGGCTTCAAGATCACCGGCGCCATGCCCGAAGGCGCCACCGCCACCGACCTCGCGCTGCGCGTCACCGAGATGCTGCGCGCCAAAGGAGTGGTGGGCAAGTTCGTCGAGTTCTACGGTGCGGGCCTGAGCAACATGACCCTCCCCGACCGCGCCACCATCGCCAACATGGCCCCCGAGTACGGCGCGACCATGGGCTTCTTCCCTGTGGACGACGAGGCGCTGCGCTACCTGCGCCGCACCGGCCGCCTGGACACCGAAGTCGAACTGGTCGAGGCGTACTACAAGGCCCAGGGCATGTACCGCACCGACGAGACCGTCGATCCCGTCTTCACCGACACCATCGAACTCGACCTCGGCACCATCGTCCCCAGCTTGGCCGGTCCCAAGCGTCCCCAGGACCGCGTGGACCTGTCCGGTATGCATACCGTCTTCAACGAGGCCCTCACCGCGCCCGTCAAGGCCCGCGGCTTCGAACTGCCCGCGGATAAGCTGGACGCGCAGGGCACCATCGGCGGCACCGACATCAAGATTGGCCACGGCGCCGTGACCCTGGCCAGCATCACCAGCTGCACGAACACCAGCAACCCCAGCGTGCTCATCGCCGCGGGCTTGGTCGCCAAGAAAGCCGTCCAGCTGGGCCTCAAGAGCAAGCCCTGGGTCAAGACCAGCCTCGCCCCCGGCAGCCGCGTTGTGACCGAGTACCTCGAAGCCGCCGGGCTCCAGAGCTACCTCGACCAGATCGGCTTCAACACCGTCGGTTACGGCTGCATGACCTGCATTGGCAACAGCGGCCCCCTTCCCGAACCCGTCGTGGAAGCCATCCAGGAAGGTGACCTCGTCGTCGCCAGCGTCCTGTCCGGCAACCGCAACTTCGAAGGCCGCGTCAACCCGCACATCAAGGCCAACTACCTCGCCAGCCCGCCCCTGGTCGTCGCGTACGCCCTGGCCGGGACGGTCGTGAACGACATCGTGAACGACCCCATCGGCACCGGCCCCGACGGTCAGAGCGTGTACCTGCGCGACGTGTGGCCCACCACCGCCGAAATCCAGCAGGTCATGGACCAGGCCATCAACGCTGAGATGTTCAAGAAGGTCTACGACGGCATTGAGAAGAGCAACCAGGACTGGAACGCCATCCCCGTCGCCGAAGGCGCGCTGTACGACTGGAAGGAAGACAGCACCTACATCCAGAACCCGCCCTTCTTCGACAACCTCGCCGGTGGCCCCAGCGACATCGTCAGCATCGAGGGCGCCCGCGCCCTGGTGAAGGTCGGCGACTCCGTCACCACCGACCACATCAGCCCCGCCGGCAGCTTCAAGGCCGACACCCCCGCCGGGAAGTTCCTCACCGAACGCGGCATCCAGCCCAAGGACTTCAACAGCTACGGCAGCCGCCGCGGCAACGACCGCATCATGACGCGCGGCACGTTTGCCAACATCCGCCTGAAGAACCAGCTCGCCCCCGGCACCGAAGGCGGCTTCACCACCGACTACACCACCGGCCAGGTCAGCAGCATCTACGACGCTTCTCAGAACTACAAGGCCAGCAACATCCCCCTGGTCATCTTCGCGGGCAAGGACTACGGCATGGGCAGCAGCCGCGACTGGGCCGCCAAGGGCACCTTCCTGCTCGGTGTGAAGGCCGTCATCGCCGAGAGCTTCGAGCGCATCCACCGCAGCAACCTCGTCGGCATGGGCGTCCTGCCCCTGCAGTACAAGAACGGTGAGACCGCCGAGAGCTTAGGCATCAACGGCGACGAGACCTTCGACGTGATCCTCCCCGGCGACCTCAAACCCCGCCAGGACGTCGACGTGAAGATCACCGCCGCCGACGGCACGAGCCGCACCATCACCGTCCAGTGCCGCATCGACACCCCCGTCGAGATCGACTACTACAAGAACGGCGGCATCCTCCAGACCGTTCTGCGCGGCATCCTCGCCAAAGGCAACGAAGTCAAGGCGTAAGGCTGACAGCCTGAACTGAAGGGCCCCCACCCGGGACACTGGGTGGGGGCCCTTCAGGTGACGGCATCTGACGGCGCTTCACCGGAATGACCTTAAAACAGATCTTCCCGGGCCGCCGCTGCATAAGAAAGGGCCTATCCAGCTGGACAGGCCCTTCAGGGTAAACGGTGCTTAGCGGCGGGCGGTGGTGCGGCTGGTGGCGGCGCTGCGGGCGCCCATCACGCTGGCCCCCAGGGTCAGGCCGGCGGCGAGCAGCCAGGCCCAGCCGGTGGTGCTGGCGGCGGTGCGGGCGGTGCGTTCGGTGGCGGCGGCGATCTGCTGGGCCTGCTTCTCGAGGCGGTCCACCTCGCCGGTCACGACCGTGCGGACTTCCTGCGCCTGCGCTTCGCTCAGGCCCTGTCGCTGCAGGCGGGTCACGAACTGCTCACCGGTCAGGGCGTTCTTGATGGCGGTCACGCGCGCCCCGGCGAAGTCGGTGATGTTGCTCAGGTCCTGCTGGCCCAGGTCGTACTGCGCGCGGCGGAAGATGCCGGTCACGACGTTGCTGGTGGCCTGCACCTGCTGCTCGTTCAGCTGGGCGTTGTTGTCGGCGATCAGGTTCACGATGTCCTGCTCGTTGATGCCGCTCACGAAGTCCTGCACGCCGCCGTTCTGGGCGGTGGCGGTCCCGGCGGCGGCCGTGGCGGTCGCGCCGGCCCCCAGGATGTTGCTGGCGGCGGTGGTGGCGCTGCCCAGCAGGCGGCTGGCGCTGTTGAAGGCGAAGACGGTGCTGAGCAGGATGATCATGCCCGCCGTGACCAGCCCGGTCAGAGTGGCGTCGTCGTGGGTCATGGCGGCGATGCCGTCGTCGTTGCGGGTGGCGGGGGCGGCGGCGCGCACGGCGGTCAGGCCTGCCACGTAGGCGCCGACCAGGGCGGCGATGCCGGACCAGATGGCCGCGGCGATGCCGACGCCGGACAGGGTCAGGCCAGTCAGGGCGGTGATCACCGTGCCAAGGGCGATCAGGGTGAAGGTAGTCACGAGGCCCATGACCATCCCGGCGAAGACACCCCTCCAGGAGAGGCGGTGGGACAGACGATCTGCGTTCAGAGTCATGCTGACGATCCTAGAAAGATCTCAGAACGGGTCGCGCTTTCCGGAAGCTTGCCCCAAAAGGCCGTGAATGGTAGGTCAAGGGTCAGGGCAGTCCCCTATACCAGCCAGGGTGGAAACCCGAGCCGCTAAAGACAGATAAGGGTTTGACAGGGTGTGCGTGGTGACTGGCGCCGCTACCGGTAGGCGATTGAACGGCCTCCAGTCATCTGCACCTCTGCTGTAACGCTGCTATGCGCCCCTCGCCGAGGGGACGAACGGTGACTCGGACTGGCCGGTCAGAGGGCGCCGCGCGCTATGGTGCCTTCATGGGCCGTAAGGAACGCGAACAGGCAAGCTGGGTTGAGGATACGCAGGTCGAGCCGCTGGACACTTGTGTCCTCTGCGGACGCGAGGGCGACATGACCGACCATCACCTCGTCCCGAAATCACAGGGTC contains the following coding sequences:
- a CDS encoding DNA methyltransferase, which produces PVCSSLSSKGSDSGSHLWSTTSNGVTYHPHANGWAVSREVMERYDRDGLLYFPNDPGGRLRLKRYLDESLGEKIQSLWDDIPPLSAHALERLGYPTQKPVSLLERILSASSNPGDVVLDPFCGCGTTISAAEKLGRQWIGIDSTHLSVGLIKARLKRDFDLLPKQDYQEHGTPSDLAAAQYFAEQDPFQFQFWIVGEIGAQAFGGMGDSRKGKKGGDTGIDGQLFFRTPDGVKIERAIVSVKAGRNLNPAMVRDLRGTVEREKAAIGVLLLAHEPTRGMLQEAASAGVYSWGGRVYPKLQLLTVAQLLAGQQPDLPRGVVNVSLEQKPAKALTGKRAKDKGASPLFAP
- a CDS encoding mycothiol transferase; translation: MARLIGMMTYKRETTLQAVQGLNVEELDLIPDGHANSAGMLLAHTAAMERIYQVISDGHADPDSALEAHHWPGLNLGEQGHAKLRGRPLRHDLEELNRVRTGTLELLAARDDAWPDEPLPFWGDMRNWHLMWFHVFDLASHESQKPVPPLFC
- the acnA gene encoding aconitate hydratase AcnA yields the protein MAMNLFGTRDVLTTQSGQKLYYYNLNKLKEQGHDISRLPVSIKVLLESVLREANDYDVRREDVTTVAGWKPVNEEVEIPFKPARVILQDFTGVPAVVDLAAMRSAMVKLGGDPSKINPLIPVDLVIDHSVQVDEFGTDFALANNMALEFERNRERYEFLRWGQQAFDNFGVVPPASGIVHQVNLEYLAKGVQSRPEDDGVVVYPDSLVGTDSHTTMINGLGIVGWGVGGIEAEAVMLGQPIYMLMPEVIGFKITGAMPEGATATDLALRVTEMLRAKGVVGKFVEFYGAGLSNMTLPDRATIANMAPEYGATMGFFPVDDEALRYLRRTGRLDTEVELVEAYYKAQGMYRTDETVDPVFTDTIELDLGTIVPSLAGPKRPQDRVDLSGMHTVFNEALTAPVKARGFELPADKLDAQGTIGGTDIKIGHGAVTLASITSCTNTSNPSVLIAAGLVAKKAVQLGLKSKPWVKTSLAPGSRVVTEYLEAAGLQSYLDQIGFNTVGYGCMTCIGNSGPLPEPVVEAIQEGDLVVASVLSGNRNFEGRVNPHIKANYLASPPLVVAYALAGTVVNDIVNDPIGTGPDGQSVYLRDVWPTTAEIQQVMDQAINAEMFKKVYDGIEKSNQDWNAIPVAEGALYDWKEDSTYIQNPPFFDNLAGGPSDIVSIEGARALVKVGDSVTTDHISPAGSFKADTPAGKFLTERGIQPKDFNSYGSRRGNDRIMTRGTFANIRLKNQLAPGTEGGFTTDYTTGQVSSIYDASQNYKASNIPLVIFAGKDYGMGSSRDWAAKGTFLLGVKAVIAESFERIHRSNLVGMGVLPLQYKNGETAESLGINGDETFDVILPGDLKPRQDVDVKITAADGTSRTITVQCRIDTPVEIDYYKNGGILQTVLRGILAKGNEVKA